Proteins encoded within one genomic window of Aquarana catesbeiana isolate 2022-GZ linkage group LG03, ASM4218655v1, whole genome shotgun sequence:
- the LOC141134130 gene encoding extracellular calcium-sensing receptor-like, translated as MSGERIGEPGLCGIGAVPWDDLDLDNYQKMPAMIYAIEEINKNPDLLPNITLGYQIFDTCTILRRAVEGTLWMLSGGKESIPNFQCEQTGIFAGIVGDSESTRSILMAHILGLYRYPQISYFSTNPTLSNRKIFPSFFRTIPSDVFQSQGLANLILYFGWSWVGFLASDNDYGQLSLQAVKQELINAGACVAFIETIMISQANRNAPHIVKVIKGSTAKVVAVLASKPDFLPVVEELARQNVTDRIWIASEAWSTSNILSKEKYQHVLMGTLGFAVHGGQFPGFKEHIYSLHPSKAPNNSFLIEFWEEIFSCKWTKHLNLDDGTSNRTAHDCTGEENLRKSMLKVEFGITFNVYTAVYAFAWALHSLLHCQPGKGPFQNECANILSFDPWQLLHYIKRTRFQTKDKTNIFFDDNGDPPALYDIVNWQISSTGSLEQVIVGRYDFSSTDGNTMRLDHAGIVWINNKTMVPTSKCSSSCSPGFMKVTIPGKPICCFQCVPCPQGQISNETDAVNCLPCPWDMWPNLQQGACLPRPIEFLSYSEALGIILVTIAIFSSVVPLGILGLFIHYRTTPIVRANNWSLSCLLLISLCLCFLCSLAFIGYPQIDKCLLRQVTFGLAFALCISCVLAKTITVIIAFKATKPGSQLRKFTGVRISYSLIVFCLLIQVSICVTWLSSSPPFPEFDSNTQSQVIILSCNEGSPTAFWFMLGYLGLLATISFIVAFLARRLPDSFNEATFITFSMLAFLSVWISYIPASHSSQGKYTVATEIFAILSSTWALVVCIFLPKCFIILFRPDMNSKGLLMRKNCG; from the exons CAGACCTTCTTCCCAATATCACCCTGGGCTACCAGATCTTCGACACTTGTACTATACTCAGACGGGCAGTAGAAGGAACTTTGTGGATGTTATCCGGAGGAAAAGAAAGCATTCCAAATTTTCAGTGTGAACAAACAGGCATTTTTGCTGGTATTGTTGGTGATTCTGAATCTACACGCTCCATTCTAATGGCACACATTTTAGGTCTTTATAGATATCCACAG ATAAGCTACTTCTCAACCAACCCAACTCTCAGCAACAGAAAAATATTTCCTTCTTTCTTTCGTACCATACCTAGTGATGTATTTCAGTCTCAAGGTCTCGCTAACTTAATCCTGTATTTTGGTTGGTCATGGGTTGGCTTTCTAGCAAGTGATAATGACTATGGTCAACTAAGTCTCCAGGCGGTAAAGCAGGAATTAATCAATGCTGGTGCATGTGTAGCTTTCATAGAAACAATTATGATTAGCCAGGCCAACAGGAATGCTCCACACATTGTCAAAGTTATCAAGGGGTCAACAGCCAAAGTTGTGGCAGTGTTGGCCTCCAAACCAGACTTTTTACCAGTTGTAGAGGAGTTAGCAAGACAGAATGTGACTGATAGAATCTGGATAGCCAGTGAAGCATGGTCAACCTCTAATATTCTTTCTAAAGAAAAGTATCAGCATGTCTTGATGGGCACTCTTGGGTTTGCTGTCCATGGAGGACAGTTTCCAGGATTTAAGGAGCATATTTACAGCTTACACCCATCAAAAGCTCCAAATAATTCTTTTTTAATAGAGTTTTGGGAGGAAATTTTTTCTTGCAAATGGACTAAGCACCTGAATTTGGATGACGGGACAAGTAACAGAACAGCACATGACTGCACTGGAGAAGAAAACCTAAGGAAGTCAATGCTAAAAGTTGAGTTTGGAATAACCTTCAATGTCTACACTGCAGTTTATGCATTTGCATGGGCTTTGCACAGTCTACTTCACTGCCAGCCAGGAAAAGGCCCATTTCAGAATGAATGCGCAAATATTTTGTCTTTTGACCCTTGGCAA CTTCTCCATTATATTAAAAGAACAAGGTTTCAGACTAAAGACAAGACAAACATATTTTTTGATGACAATGGAGATCCTCCTGCCCTTTATGATATTGTGAACTGGCAGATAAGTTCTACTGGGTCCCTGGAGCAAGTTATAGTAGGAAGATATGACTTCAGCTCCACAGATGGGAACACCATGCGGCTAGACCATGCTGGAATTGTATGGATTAATAACAAAACAATG GTCCCAACATCAAAGTGCAGTTCTAGCTGTTCTCCAGGATTTATGAAGGTGACTATTCCTGGAAAGCCCATCTGCTGTTTCCAGTGCGTACCGTGTCCTCAGGGACAAATCTCCAATGAAACAG ATGCTGTTAATTGCCTCCCTTGCCCCTGGGATATGTGGCCCAATCTCCAGCAAGGTGCATGTTTGCCAAGGCCCATTGAGTTCCTCTCCTACAGTGAAGCACTTGGCATTATCTTGGTTACCATTGCCATATTCTCCTCTGTTGTCCCACTTGGAATTTTGGGATTGTTCATCCATTATAGGACCACACCAATTGTGCGAGCCAACAACTGGTCTTTAAGCTGTCTTCTTCTCATATCTTTGTGCCTTTGCTTCCTTTGCTCATTGGCGTTTATTGGATACCCGCAAATAGATAAGTGTCTTCTCCGCCAGGTTACATTTGGTTTGGCCTTTGCATTGTGTATCTCTTGTGTTCTAGCCAAAACTATTACAGTTATCATTGCCTTCAAAGCCACCAAGCCAGGAAGTCAGTTAAGAAAGTTTACTGGTGTACGAATATCCTACTCACTCATTGTCTTTTGTCTGCTAATTCAAGTATCCATCTGTGTGACTTGGCTTTCTTCTTCACCTCCTTTTCCAGAGTTTGACTCTAACACTCAGTCACAGGTAATTATTTTGAGCTGCAATGAAGGTTCTCCTACAGCATTCTGGTTTATGTTAGGATACCTTGGTCTCCTAGCCACCATCAGTTTTATTGTTGCGTTCTTGGCCAGAAGATTACCTGACAGCTTCAATGAGGCAACGTTTATTACCTTTAGCATGTTGGCTTTCCTCAGTGTTTGGATTTCCTACATTCCAGCCTCTCACAGCTCACAAGGAAAGTATACTGTGGCCACAGAGATCTTTGCCATCTTATCTTCTACCTGGGCTCTTGTGGTTTGTATTTTCCTGCCAAAATGTTTTATCATATTGTTTCGACCAGATATGAACTCTAAAGGACTATTGATGAGGAAAAACTGTGGCTGA